Sequence from the Ictalurus furcatus strain D&B chromosome 25, Billie_1.0, whole genome shotgun sequence genome:
aCACTTCCTCAGGCCACAGTCTCACTTCACACTCTTTCCCAGGTCACACTACCCGCTATTGTACAAACAcaagtacagacacacacacacgcacacacactcacacttctTAGAAATGCTCAGAAATTACCAGCTCACAGTGTTTAACAGTACACAATAGAGAGCATTACAAACTGCCAACAGAAACAAAATTAATTGCGTAATACAACTGGCTTAAGCAATACATATCACGCAATGCTGTTTTAGCACTGTACATACGCTCAAATTTCCTCACTGTAGCTGTATGGTTATAATACTAGGGCatataaataatgcaaatacataaatagtCAGCTGAAACCTTTAACCCTGTCAGATGAGCCCCTgttttaatttcacatttttgcTTAACTGTCTAGAGCAGGGAGAGTCAACTGGAGGACGACAGTCTGGATGTGGACCCAACAAAGTGTTTCAGCAGACTGAACCAAGCACGTGAGGGGAAAAAGTACTGTAGCAGAACCTCTGTTGAAGCTTAtcaaattatgtaaatcatttaactgaaggcagctcattgaaccagagactagctacagggctaGAGATGTTAGATCAGAAAGGGGAGAGTATTCACAGGATTTTCATTTTAGTGAACAGACAAAACAGgactttttaaaaagattttttaaaagattattggacagaaaaatgtttgtttttattttccttcatgTTCAAAACAGAGGTCTCATCTGTTATCTGTTATAGAGTATATGGCGCTGGTCAAACCTGGTAAAACAAAAGTGGTAACATGAAGCACTGCTgtgaaatatccatccatctattttccatagcgcttaacctacacagggtcacggggatcaacctggagcctatcccagggaactcgtggcacaaggcaggggacaccctggaccaacccatcgcagggcacaatcacacacactacggataatttgGATAAAATGTCCTAAaacacgtgtctttggactaggggaggaaactggactgCCTGcaggaaaccctgaagcatggggagaacatgcaactctgtacacacaggccagtggcaggatttgaaccccaaccacagaggtgcaaggcaaacgtgctaaccactaagccgctaAGCCAAATTAGTCACTCATgattaagcattaaaaggtgacttgccattcagtcatgttattTGCTTAACTGCTCCTTTGCAAGCAAGGAATTTTACATAACTGGAGACTGACAAATATTAATCAAATACCCCTTGTCTACGGCATGAAAACCAAGTGCGACCACAATTCTTCCAAACATACCATTTCATCTTGTTTGAAATGTATGTCTCTTTTCTTGTTTAGACTGGAAAAgcattataatgcattcatactTTCTCTTcgtagggcgcacggtggcttagtggttagcacgtttgcctcacacctccaggggcgggggttcaattccccgtgttctccctgtgctgtgggggttgtctaaagtggagtgtgtgaatgtgtatgtgcatgtgattgtgccctgcgatggattggcaccctgtccagggtgtaccccgccttgtgccccatgctccctgggatttcctccaggctccaggtttccccatgaccctgaaggcaggctaaacggtatagaaaatggactTTCTCTTTGTCATACTGCTGATGATTGGATTTTGATTGTTCATATAAGAACAACCCGGTGCCACCCCAAAATAATGTTCCCCATGAAATACATTCTGCTGTATGTGTGAGCAACCTGTACAGGATTAATGATTGACAGGAGTGGTCAAATGCAGATGTGAAGAGCTTCACAGTACACTCAAGTTACAATACACTTACAGTGCATGCATATTTCACACAGTGTAGACAGATTTAACGTTTGTTCCTTTTGAGATTATAatcatttcacacacatacatatttaagCCTACTAGCAAGCAGCTTGCAATTTGATAACTCCCTACCCCGAATATAAGTGCAATACTTAGGACACATGTGATGGCTTCTTCAGGTTATGTAGTGTCCAATAGGGACGCGTATGGGATTCGGCCTCCGACAGGACGCCCAATCAGAGAGATCCGCGGGTGTGACGTAAGTAAGAGGGGCGGGTCGGAAGCAGCTCACTGGTTGTGTGTGCAGAGCAACCCGAGATCAGCCAGTCACCtcctgtatgtgtatgtgtgtgtgagcgagagagagtgaaagagagagagagggagggagtgtgtatgtgtggctgACCTCGCACTGAATGGACTGGGATTCTCAGCCACGTAAGTAGTTAGTACACCGCGGGAGATGATGCCTTGCTGAAATAAGGGATAGGCCTGGGAAAGTCGGCCATCCCTTTTTCTTCTCCAGCATCACAAGCAATCGTCGCCAGATCCCGACCATTCCGCAAGAGAAGAGGACATCGACTcccgaccacacacacacacacacgcacgcacgcacacaccatTAGACATAAAGAGTTTTTTGCGCTGCTCGGGTCGGTTCGTTTAGCGCGTGCAGCAGATGGCGTGCAGAGCTGCGTGGAAATGAGCAGTGCACGACGGAGGCCGCTGAATGGAAACGGAGCCCTTTCTCAGGAAAGCCGACACCACTGACCGGTTAGCACGTTAGCCGAGGCATTTCTACTAGCCAGCAGCACTCGGGGCATTTAAACACTGCTCTCTTGAATttgggggaggagggggggggaaTTCAGAAGCACCGTTTTCCTCCATCTTTGCACTGTGCAGCTAAATCAGAAAATTCATCCACAAGTCTGTATCCGAGCTCAGGCTTAGAAGTCATAGCAGAAAACAGGGTAACtttttgttgattgttttttgtAAATCGTTGTTGCACGTGggatattatattaatattcgCAAAGCAAGACCAAGCTTATTGCAGCactatttttctcttttatttttttatttttttttttgattgcacGATTGTCAGACCTGATTGAGACATTGTGCAGCTGCTAATcggctggatgtgtgtgtgtgtgtgtgtgtgtggtgcgctGTGATGGTGTATAGCAAGTGagtcagatcaaaaggttttttttttttttctctttttgttgcGCAAGTTTAGTTTTTCCACAGACTAGGCATTCTTGTCCAGATCCCCCCCTCCAAGTCTCGCACCTTGCTTTAGGATAAACCTCCATCTAACACTCATGAACATACAGCGCTCCAATCCCATCAACATCGCACGGTATGGGAGAGCGAGGCACAAAGTGCATGAATTGGAGGAGCTGTCTTGTCTACAACAGAGGACTCCGGAGCCGAATCAGAGCTTTAGTCCTAATCTAGGCTCCCCAAGTCCTCCAGAGAGCCCGGACTCCACACACCGAGTGTCCTGTATCGGGAATTACCTCTTACTGGAGCCGCTGGAGGGAGACCGCGTGTTCCGGGCCGTGCACTTACACAGCGGGGAAGAGCTCGTGTGCAAGGTAAAAGCAAGCGCGCGTGCCACGTCCTAACCTGCACACTGACTTTACATACTGTTCTGGCAAACTGTATAGCGCTGATTATCACTATGCATATTATCACTACTACTGTATATGAGGCACAGCACTATTTGAATCTACTGTAGCACGCAGTTTGGGTCAAAGCACAACGATAGGATCCATATTGAGCAGTGTATATGGCGAACAAGGGCACGCAGGGTCACCAAGCTTACATGATCAGCATTCCCCCCCCCTTGAAACTTGACttgaaatctgatttttttttggtgcaaacTGAATGCTCACGTGACCCTACGTTCATAGTTCCTGTATAGTTCCTGATACTCATGGGACATACTTAAAGCTCCAGTGATCATGTAGAGCATAGGAGTGCTAGATCTTTCAGATCTAAAGAAAACGCCGTCTTGTTGGCAAACGGGTAAACCCGAGCGTTACCATGGTGTTCTGCCCTGTGATCAGCCGTGCTCGTACATTGTGTGCCCAGAGTACATGTGCTTTGTTGTGAAAGCCCGTTTTAACAAGGAGGAATCACTGACTAGTAGCAGTATAGATGTTTCTAATTATTAAGCCGACCGTGCATGTAGGTGCATTAGGAATAAAAATCAATTGTCACCATTTTTTGCAGGTGGCATGACACGACAGGTTAAAAGTGCATAAAGTGGGAGaggcgtgcgtgcgtgcgtgtgtgtaggaGGACCAAAGGTTCATTCATCTGGGCAACAAGCCAGATGACGCTGCTTATACCTTGATAAGATTGAAGGTTCCGATGGCCGCCGTCGGTGTGCTATATTTACCCCACCTCCCTTTTATGTGCCTGTTACTAAGCAACATCAAAGATCAGTGTCTGTTTTGGAGTCTTAAATTTGCTGCAGAGGTGTATGCTTTGCCTTCCGATGGCGCAGGGGTTGCAGTCCTTTTGTCTCTGATCCCCCTCCATTGTCTTACAAAGTGGaggctttcttttctttctttttttttaaagtggagGACAGGAGAAATCTATAAGACCAATAATCCAGGGGTATAAGAGGCTCTTAGAACAGTAACTTTGCACAACTACCCAATTTCCTTGGAATCAATGACCGTGTCTAATTGAATACAAACcgcttccttctcttttttttttcccctcccaggTGTTCGATATCAGCCGATATCAAGAATCATTAGCTGCCTACTTTGTACTGGGTGCTCATCAGAACATCAACCAAATAGTAGAGATCCTCCTTGGAGACACGCGGGCGTACGTGTTCTTCGAGAGGAGCCATGGAGACATGCACTCGTTTGTCCGCACTTGCAAGAAGTTGCGGGAGGAAGAGGCTGCCAGACTCTTCTATCAGATAGTGTCCGCCGTGGCACACTGCCATGACAACGGCCTGGTTCTCAGAGACCTCAAGCTGAGGAAGTTCGTCTTTAATAATGaggaaaggtaaaaaaaaaaaatgttaaaaaacagagagagagtgaaagacatGCTGTCATGTTTTCAGGCTTAATCATTAATATGCATTAGATGCACATGAGAATGCACCgattaggggtttttttttgtcatctgtACTTTTCCTGTTCTGTACCTTTGTGTCCTAATATACTTTAGAGCTTCCTCTAATATTGCACAGGCATAATGAGTGTCAGATAATAAAACCAGAGCACCACTAAGGCAAATTAGGAGTGTACAGTGTAGCCTGACCACGTGCCTCACCTCTAAAATTAGGCTGATGTCATAGCACTGTGTATGACTTTGGGGCAGTCTTCCCATTTAAGCTATGATAGTGGCACATTCAGCCAAATGAATCACCTCAGCTAGTTTTCCTGTGGCTCAGCACATGGAAAGGGGAGTCATTGTGGCTACAGTTTTAAATGTGAGCTCACTGGCCTTAACATTCCCATTTACTGTAACTTGGGATGCTATATCCATGCCTCCTTAATGACTGATGGCATACTAACATGAAAGATTTTGCCAGAGGTAGGTGCTTGTACCCTGGCCTGAAATGAAACACCACATATGCACCCAGATGGGAACAGGCACAAGCAGCCAGTGAGAACTTGATTAGGCACAGAGCTGTGCTGGGTTCCTGACCAGCATCATGACCATGTTAGTGGGCGTTTGAAACCTCGAGCTGTTACACATAAGAGTCTGGTTTCCCAATGGATTAAGTCTAGTTTTTGGAATAAATTGCGGTGCTGGTGGTGAAtcaccattgttttttttttttaaagcgtgcTTAATCTGTGCCTGGAAAACTGGCCCTTGTGTTTATGTGCAGTCCGGTACTTATTGAAATGGCTCTTCATGTTTTGCCTTAGTGTCTTTTTCAGactcagcatgtgtgtgtgtgtgtgtggttttttttttttttttccttttttacttttcttttcttttttctttccattctgCGGTAGAGGTGTGAGTCATGAACACTGCATGTTAGTCGAGGGTTATTTTGAGCAGGCAGCTGAACAGAAACAGAGCTAGAGGTCAAAAGGTGCATGCTCTGTTCACTTTTACAGTACAGCAGCTTGTTGGAGGTCAAGTAGCCTTGACGTCTGAGCTGTACGTTAAGATGCAAAGACAACCAGAATAAGTTTTTCAGTTTTGGTTATGGAACGGAAACgcttatttatgatttttattctgtttttgtgcatcatTACTCCAGGGGAAATCCAGGGATTTCCTTATTTATGTATGTGGATGTTACTCACCCCGATGAGGAATGCATGTTTCCTtgttctattgttgttgttgttgtactttTTAAGGCTTACTTGCATGATTCTTGAAATCCCATGAATCTTgctctgaaataaaaaatttaaatggaaAGATTATTTTCTTGGGAGaggtctcctcctcctcccataCCAATGAAGACCATCCAGGGggtggtgattttttttattactttgtaCCATCATGTGGATGTATAATGAAATGTTGCGCTGGGATTACAAAACTATCATCTTTAAATGATTGTAAGCTTTAAAGGAgaaaatgcttttctttttttttttcctttctgtgtATCACAGGAGCCTTGTTAAGTTGGAGAGTTTAGAAGATACATACCTCCTGAAGGGAAGCGATGACACTCTCTCAGACAAACATGGCTGTCCTGCTTACGTAAGCCCGGAGATCCTCAATGCCAGTGGCAGCTACTCTGGCAAAGCGGCAGACGTGTGGAGTCTGGGCGTCATGCTGTACACCATCCTTGTTGGCCGCTACCCTTTCCATGATGTTGAACCTGGCTCACTCTTCAGCAAGATCCGCCGTGGCCACTTCAGCATCCCTGAGACGCTGACGCCCAAGGCACGCTGCTTGATCCGCAGCATCTTGCGGCGGGAGCCAGCCGAAAGGCTGACATCACGAGAAATCCTGGAGCATCCCTGGTTCCTGGCAGCCACTGTCCAGGCTGGCATCGCCTATGCCAGAGGAGAACGTGAAGCAGACCAGATGGTGCCCGAGGCCAACATGGAGGAAGATTTGGAGCAGTTCCTCAGCTGagcagcacaaaaaaaagaagaggaaaaaaaaaaaaagacattttgccACGTGTTTTAGATGACAGAATGCACTCATAAAACAGCGTTTATCCTTATCTCCCATTCCATGGAGAAAACCTGGGAAGGTCTGGCTTGATGGTGTGGAACACCTTCAGCAAGAGCTTCTGggcaaatgttaatgttcagtAATGTAGCAAGACTTATAACTATCTTTAGgttgagttttctttttttattttcagtggtGCTCATGGGGTGTACAAGTCATATTAAGCTACAGAAAACATGACGGCACAGGAGACCTCAGCCAAGGAGAACAACACCAACATCAAGCAAACTGCAACCACTCCTGTTCTGATTTATCACAGTAGACAACATTGTCTCCACGTATTGAactttaaaagcattttttggCTGCGtttgcatatttattcattatggggtttttttttgttttgttttgttttgttttgtttttttaagtatattACTTACACCATTCTGCTCTTTCATAGCCTTATAGGCCAATACTATAACATGTATGTGGCGGCTGTCAGTAGAATTACAATATAAGTTTGCAAATTCTCTTTTTAGGCTTGATCCCCCTTCCAAATGTGTATTTGCGTTTCTCTCATTTGTGTAAGACTGCATTAACTCAGCTTTTTGTGTTGCATTAAGCTATTCCTTCTAAATTGTTATTGCTGCTTATTTTTCCTCTAGCCTGAACTGAACCTCTTTGAGCCTTGAGACGTGAGGGGTGCTTGGCCCACCTAGGCCAAGCGAATGGTCCATTCCATCTCTGTAGACTAGCatctatttaattttattttcattcttctgctgaaatgaaagagtttttaatttaaagtaaCAACtactatatttaaatatatttgcagGATTTTCTTTATACCTTAGTTTCTGTTTCCACAAATATTGTAGGCAATACTCTTGACACAGGACAGTT
This genomic interval carries:
- the trib2 gene encoding tribbles homolog 2, which translates into the protein MNIQRSNPINIARYGRARHKVHELEELSCLQQRTPEPNQSFSPNLGSPSPPESPDSTHRVSCIGNYLLLEPLEGDRVFRAVHLHSGEELVCKVFDISRYQESLAAYFVLGAHQNINQIVEILLGDTRAYVFFERSHGDMHSFVRTCKKLREEEAARLFYQIVSAVAHCHDNGLVLRDLKLRKFVFNNEERSLVKLESLEDTYLLKGSDDTLSDKHGCPAYVSPEILNASGSYSGKAADVWSLGVMLYTILVGRYPFHDVEPGSLFSKIRRGHFSIPETLTPKARCLIRSILRREPAERLTSREILEHPWFLAATVQAGIAYARGEREADQMVPEANMEEDLEQFLS